One region of Quercus lobata isolate SW786 chromosome 2, ValleyOak3.0 Primary Assembly, whole genome shotgun sequence genomic DNA includes:
- the LOC115975072 gene encoding protein trichome berefringence-like 7, protein MIKSVSSLWGVQKMEIVSKFNWDTFGHFRHFYLRGFSFGDRMIKGPCQIWIFVSFNTLFATGSLIFFLSAMLFGYMYLFPTYSPVINSYGISESTVSKGTCNVLNGSWIQDESYPLYDASRCPFAEHGFNCLANGRKDKGYAKWRWKPKNCDIQRFNARAILEKLRGKRVVFVGDSLSRTQWESLICMLMTGVEDKRDVYEVNGQKITKQIRFLSVRFSSFNLNIDFYRSVFLVQPGPVPRHAPKRVKTTLRLDKMDSISKEWIDSDVLIFNSGHWWTRTKLFEMGWYFQVGNSLKLGMPLTTAFGKALDTWASWVETMVNSNRTSVFFRTFESSHWSGKNRNSCKVPKLPSSRSHGRDRSPISDVIIKVVKKMTVPVTVLHVTPMDAYRSDAHVGTWSDNPSVPDCSHWCLPGVPDTWNEILLLHLLSKNGVPLQ, encoded by the exons ATGATTAAATCTGTGAGTAGTTTGTGGGGTGTTCAAAAGATGGAGATAGTGAGTAAGTTCAACTGGGACACATTTGGCCATTTCAGGCATTTCTACCTAAGGGGTTTCAGTTTTGGTGATAGAATGATAAAGGGTCCTTGTCAAATTTGGATCTTTGTATCCTTCAATACACTTTTTGCAACTGGCTCATTGATATTCTTCCTTTCAGCCATGTTATTTGGATATATGTATTTGTTTCCCACTTATAGCCCAGTGATCAATAGTTATGGAATTTCTGAGTCCACTGTGTCTAAAGGCACATGCAATGTTTTAAATGGAAGTTGGATCCAAGATGAAAGTTACCCTCTATATGATGCCTCAAGATGTCCATTTGCAGAACATGGATTTAATTGCTTGGCGAATGGGCGGAAAGATAAAGGTTATGCAAAGTGGAGGTGGAAGCCAAAGAATTGTGATATTCAAAGATTCAATGCGCGAGCAATTCTTGAAAAGCTTCGTGGAAAACGAGTGGTTTTTGTGGGCGATTCATTGAGTAGAACACAATGGGAGTCATTGATATGTATGCTTATGACAGGGGTAGAGGATAAGAGGGATGTATATGAAGTCAATGGCCAAAAGATCACTAAACAGATTAGGTTTTTAAGTGTAAGATTTAGTTCATTCAATTTAAATATTGACTTTTATCGATCGGTGTTCCTGGTACAGCCTGGTCCTGTGCCAAGGCATGCACCAAAGAGGGTGAAGACAACACTAAGACTCGATAAGATGGACAGTATCAGCAAAGAGTGGATTGATTCTGATGTTCTTATATTTAATTCAGGACACTGGTGGACAAGGACCAAGCTTTTTGAAAT GGGCTGGTATTTTCAGGTTGGTAATTCACTGAAGCTTGGAATGCCACTGACTACGGCCTTTGGCAAAGCATTAGACACTTGGGCATCTTGGGTTGAGACTATGGTCAACAGCAATAGAACCAGTGTATTCTTCCGGACTTTTGAATCTTCCCATTGGAG TGGTAAAAACCGGAATTCTTGCAAAGTGCCTAAACTACCTTCATCAAGATCTCATGGAAGGGACCGAAGCCCAATTTCAGATGTCATAATCAAGGTTGTGAAGAAAATGACAGTTCCTGTAACAGTTCTTCATGTTACTCCAATGGATGCATACCGGAGTGATGCACACGTCGGTACTTGGAGTGATAATCCATCTGTGCCTGATTGTAGCCATTGGTGTCTGCCTGGGGTACCTGATACATGGAATGAAATTCTCTTATTACACTTGCTGTCCAAAAATGGGGTTCCCCTCCAATGA
- the LOC115978043 gene encoding uncharacterized protein LOC115978043: MASPQTNEFNAPRFPPPPPPFHPRAPPPPHVHPPPPPPPSPPSDNHPTVIVIVFISFGSLLFLAFLAAALFCFLNKKKKKAVQEVEIIHVDEHKKVREAIIPGPRGTQSVILSIDDDVHIDERIAKNEKFGHAGLHAKSAQGETGSTNKERGSSSSSFDQQQFDKSLDHKSITPS; this comes from the coding sequence ATGGCCTCTCCTCAAACCAATGAGTTCAATGCCCCACGTTTCCCTCCACCACCACCCCCATTTCACCCAAGAGCTCCACCGCCTCCTCACGTTCacccgccaccaccaccaccaccatcgcCACCATCAGACAACCATCCCACAGTAATAGTCATTGTGTTCATCTCATTTGGAAGTCTTCTCTTCTTGGCATTCCTTGCGGCTGCTCTCTTTTGTTTCctcaacaagaagaagaagaaggcagttcaagaagtcgAAATTATTCACGTAGATGAACATAAGAAGGTTAGGGAGGCTATCATACCGGGTCCCCGTGGAACACAGTCTGTGATATTGTCAATTGACGATGATGTGCATATTGATGAAAGGATTGCCAAAAATGAGAAGTTTGGTCATGCAGGTTTGCATGCTAAGTCTGCCCAAGGCGAAACTGGATCGACAAACAAAGAGAGAGGATCATCTTCTTCTAGCTTTGATCAGCAACAATTTGACAAAAGCCTTGACCACAAGTCCATTACACCATCCTAA
- the LOC115961940 gene encoding protein trichome berefringence-like 7, with product MKRKLNKWIIGFGDRMIKGDCNICVFKSFNGLVAISSLISFLSAMALGYLYLFPRFQLIKRSSYGIPGSNVSNGTCNVFEGSWIYDKNYPLYDASKCPFVERGFNCLANGRKDGGYAKWRWKPKNCDIPRFDARIILEKFRGKRVVFVGDSLSRTQWESLICLLMTGVEDKNTVYEVKGHKITKNIRFLGVLFSSFNLRIDFYRSVFLVQHGPAPRLSPKWVKTALRLDKLDDISHEWIDSDVLIFNSGHWWTKSRLFHEMRCYFQVGNSLNLAMPVITGFKRALETWASWAETMINTNRTRVFFRTFESTHWSGKKWNTCKVTQRPWSKTNGRERSSVSEIIIKVVKKMRIPVTLMHVTPMCAFRSDGHVGRWSDNPNVPDCSHWCLPGVPDTWNEILLSLLL from the exons ATGAAGCGAAAATTGAATAAG TGGATCATCGGTTTTGGTGACAGGATGATAAAGGGTGATTGTAATATCTGCGTCTTTAAATCTTTCAATGGACTTGTTGCAATTAGCTCATTGATATCCTTTCTTTCGGCCATGGCATTGggatatttatatttgtttccaAGATTTCAACTGATCAAACGTAGTAGTTATGGAATTCCTGGTTCTAATGTGTCTAATGGTACATGCAATGTCTTTGAAGGAAGTTGGATCTATGATAAAAATTACCCTTTATATGATGCCTCAAAATGTCCATTTGTGGAGCGTGGATTTAATTGCTTGGCTAATGGCCGGAAAGATGGGGGTTATGCAAAATGGAGGTGGAAGCCAAAGAACTGTGATATTCCAAGGTTCGATGCACGTATAATTCTCGAAAAGTTTCGTGGCAAAAGAGTGGTATTTGTGGGTGATTCGTTGAGTAGAACACAGTGGGAGTCTTTAATATGTTTGCTAATGACTGGGGTGGAGGATAAGAACACTGTATATGAAGTCAAAGGGCATAAGATCACCAAAAATATCAGGTTTTTAGGGGTACTGTTCAGTTCGTTCAATCTTAGAATTGACTTCTATCGATCAGTTTTTTTGGTGCAGCATGGTCCTGCACCAAGGCTTTCACCCAAGTGGGTGAAGACAGCACTTAGACTTGATAAGTTGGATGACATTAGCCATGAGTGGATTGATTCTGATGTTCTCATATTTAATTCGGGGCACTGGTGGACAAAGAGTAGACTATTTCATGAAAT GCGCTGCTATTTTCAGGTGGGTAATTCACTGAATCTTGCAATGCCAGTCATTACTGGCTTCAAAAGAGCATTAGAGACTTGGGCATCTTGGGCTGAGACTATGATCAACACAAATAGAACAAGGGTATTCTTCCGGACTTTTGAATCAACCCATTGGAG TGGTAAGAAATGGAATACCTGCAAAGTGACTCAACGTCCTTGGTCAAAAACTAATGGAAGAGAACGAAGCAGTGTTTCAGAAATCATAATTAAAGTTGTGAAGAAAATGAGAATTCCTGTAACACTTATGCATGTTACGCCAATGTGTGCATTTCGTAGTGATGGACATGTAGGCAGGTGGAGTGACAACCCAAATGTGCCAGATTGTAGCCACTGGTGTCTACCTGGTGTACCTGATACATGGAATGAAATTCTATTATCATTGCTGTTGTAG